The Macaca thibetana thibetana isolate TM-01 chromosome 11, ASM2454274v1, whole genome shotgun sequence genome window below encodes:
- the SSPN gene encoding sarcospan isoform X2 has protein sequence MLCVSYQVDERTCIQFSMKLLYFLLSALGLMVCVLAVAFAAHHYSQLTQFTCETTLDSCQCKLPSSEPLSRTFVYRDVTDCTSVTGTFKLFLLIQMILNLVCGLVCLLACFVMWKHRYQVFYVGVRMRSLTASEGPQQKI, from the exons ATGCTTTGTGTCTCATATCAGGTTGACGAACGGACATGTATTCAATTTTCTATGAAA CTGTTATACTTTCTGCTGAGTGCCCTGGGCCTGATGGTCTGTGTGCTGGCCGTGGCCTTTGCTGCCCACCACTATTCGCAGCTCACACAGTTTACCTGTGAGACCACACTCGACTCTTGCCAGTGCAAACTGCCCTCCTCGGAGCCGCTCAGCAGGACCTTTGTTTACCGGGATGTGACGGACTGTACCAGCGTCACTGGCACTTTCAAACTGTTCTTACTCATCCAGATGATTCTTAATTTGGTCTGCGGCCTTGTGTGCTTGTTggcctgctttgtgatgtggaaaCATAGGTACCAGGTCTTCTATGTGGGTGTCAGGATGCGCTCCCTCACGGCTTCCGAGGGTCCCCAGCAAAAGATCTGA